One window from the genome of Rhodoflexus caldus encodes:
- a CDS encoding trimeric intracellular cation channel family protein, whose protein sequence is MYTNLTFFLDLAGTFAFAISGIRMASGKQIDWFGAYVMGLVTAIGGGTVRDLLLDVSPFWMHDEKYFLVTAVALLATLLFKEQVFKWGNTLFLFDTIGLGLFTIVGITKSIDAGLSFWVCIVMGTITGSVGGVIRDILLNEVPLLFRKDIYALACVAGGIVYFACRFLHMATGVTELMAALTVIVIRLIAVKFHIHLPQMRPERKLPEQDN, encoded by the coding sequence TTGTACACCAATCTTACCTTTTTTCTTGATTTGGCAGGCACATTTGCTTTTGCCATCAGCGGCATCAGAATGGCATCGGGCAAACAGATTGACTGGTTTGGTGCCTATGTGATGGGGCTGGTAACAGCCATTGGCGGCGGAACAGTGCGCGACCTATTGCTGGATGTCAGCCCTTTTTGGATGCACGATGAAAAGTACTTCCTTGTAACGGCTGTGGCGCTGCTTGCTACCCTATTGTTCAAAGAACAGGTTTTCAAGTGGGGAAATACGCTTTTCCTGTTTGACACCATCGGGCTTGGGCTATTTACCATTGTAGGAATAACCAAGAGCATTGATGCGGGGCTGTCGTTTTGGGTGTGTATTGTGATGGGGACAATTACGGGCTCGGTTGGTGGCGTAATCAGAGATATTTTGCTCAATGAAGTACCACTGCTTTTTCGCAAGGATATTTACGCGCTTGCCTGTGTAGCGGGCGGCATTGTTTATTTTGCCTGCCGTTTTTTGCATATGGCAACGGGCGTTACCGAACTGATGGCTGCGCTGACGGTTATCGTTATACGGCTGATAGCGGTCAAATTTCACATCCATTTGCCGCAAATGCGACCGGAGCGCAAGTTGCCGGAGCAAGACAACTAA
- a CDS encoding dolichyl-phosphate beta-glucosyltransferase codes for MLIGVVIPCYNEANRLPAEAFIEFMRQHPEWLFCFVNDGSKDATSDVLHRIKEALPQQVLLIDRRQNKGKGESVREGMLLLATQPVKYVGFLDADLATPLHEMQALVQVAENSQYTFVCASRVKRMGSSIHRLASRHIIGRFFATLISWSLRLPFYDTQCGAKVFRRDEMTHVFDRPFISRWLVDVEIIKRFQQSLGFEVSRAKIYEYPLNEWNEVGDSKIGLKDTFRIPMDLLRIHLTYKV; via the coding sequence ATGCTAATTGGTGTTGTCATTCCGTGCTACAACGAAGCCAACCGACTGCCCGCAGAGGCATTTATTGAGTTTATGCGCCAACATCCTGAGTGGCTTTTTTGCTTTGTAAACGATGGCAGCAAAGACGCCACTTCTGACGTACTGCACCGCATCAAGGAAGCCTTACCGCAACAGGTCTTGCTTATTGACCGCCGCCAAAATAAGGGTAAAGGAGAAAGTGTGCGTGAAGGGATGCTGCTATTGGCTACTCAACCCGTAAAATACGTAGGCTTCTTAGATGCCGATTTGGCCACCCCCCTCCACGAAATGCAGGCGCTGGTACAAGTAGCTGAAAACAGCCAATATACTTTTGTCTGTGCCTCTCGCGTAAAACGAATGGGCAGCAGTATCCATCGCTTGGCCAGCAGGCACATCATAGGGCGCTTTTTTGCCACCCTGATTAGTTGGTCTTTGCGCCTGCCTTTTTACGATACACAGTGCGGAGCAAAAGTATTTCGGCGCGATGAGATGACCCATGTTTTTGACCGACCCTTTATTTCACGGTGGTTAGTAGATGTGGAAATCATCAAACGGTTTCAACAATCGCTGGGTTTTGAAGTCTCAAGAGCCAAGATTTACGAATATCCTCTGAATGAATGGAATGAAGTGGGCGACTCTAAAATTGGGCTGAAAGATACGTTTCGCATCCCGATGGATTTGCTGCGTATCCACTTGACTTACAAAGTCTAA
- a CDS encoding class I SAM-dependent methyltransferase, protein MKIFQKLLENEVQHFIQTHLYEDAGRLMLKKSPFPAIEMRHLVGQIQAKRKAQIKLPSWFSTSGLVFPLLLNLEQSSSEETARFKAALMQGRHLADLTGGFGIDCAFWADSFELVDYVERNEELAAIAAHNFQVLDKSNIRVHVADAHEWLQNLGEPLDAVYIDPARRDAVGNKVFRLSDCEPDVPAMLPLLAKKTRQVLIKTSPMLDISAALADLEQAADVSWQVAEVTVLAVHNECKEVLYCLRQENSSETQIHAVNLTDSGVQAFNFSFAEEKAATVAFAMPQAFFFEPNAALLKAGAFKTPAARFHLQKLHPHTHLYTSEQRPEDFPGRVFRLTAVCKADRKAILAHLPQGKAHLAVRNFPASVAELRKRWGIAEGGETYLFAVTLADGQKAVLIGEKD, encoded by the coding sequence ATGAAAATTTTTCAAAAATTATTGGAGAATGAGGTGCAGCACTTCATTCAGACGCATTTATATGAAGATGCGGGGCGTTTGATGCTGAAAAAAAGTCCTTTTCCCGCCATAGAAATGCGGCATTTAGTCGGGCAGATTCAGGCAAAGCGCAAGGCACAAATCAAATTGCCTTCTTGGTTTAGTACTTCGGGGCTTGTTTTTCCGCTCTTGCTCAATCTGGAACAAAGTTCTTCGGAGGAAACTGCCCGTTTCAAGGCCGCGCTGATGCAGGGCAGGCACTTGGCAGACCTGACAGGCGGCTTTGGTATTGACTGCGCATTTTGGGCTGATTCCTTCGAGCTGGTAGATTATGTAGAACGAAACGAGGAACTTGCCGCCATTGCAGCCCATAATTTTCAGGTATTGGATAAAAGTAACATTCGCGTGCATGTTGCCGATGCCCACGAGTGGCTGCAAAATTTGGGAGAGCCGTTGGATGCGGTTTATATAGACCCTGCTCGCCGTGATGCTGTCGGCAATAAAGTTTTTCGCCTGAGTGATTGCGAGCCTGATGTTCCTGCCATGTTGCCGCTGCTGGCAAAAAAAACGCGGCAAGTACTGATAAAAACATCGCCCATGCTCGATATTAGTGCCGCTCTTGCCGACTTGGAACAGGCCGCCGATGTTTCGTGGCAGGTTGCCGAAGTTACCGTACTTGCGGTACACAATGAGTGTAAGGAAGTGCTTTATTGCCTGCGTCAAGAAAATAGCAGCGAAACGCAGATACATGCGGTGAATCTGACGGACAGCGGCGTACAGGCGTTTAATTTTTCATTTGCCGAAGAAAAGGCCGCAACCGTAGCGTTTGCCATGCCGCAGGCTTTTTTCTTTGAACCCAACGCTGCCCTGTTGAAAGCGGGTGCATTTAAAACCCCTGCTGCACGTTTTCATTTACAAAAGTTACATCCGCATACACATTTGTACACATCGGAGCAGCGGCCGGAGGACTTCCCCGGACGTGTTTTCCGACTGACAGCAGTTTGTAAAGCCGACCGTAAGGCTATTCTGGCACATCTGCCGCAGGGAAAAGCACATCTGGCGGTGCGTAATTTCCCCGCTTCCGTAGCCGAACTGCGTAAACGCTGGGGCATTGCCGAAGGCGGCGAAACTTATCTTTTTGCCGTTACCCTTGCCGATGGGCAAAAGGCAGTGTTGATAGGCGAAAAAGATTAA
- a CDS encoding acyl-CoA dehydrogenase family protein: MHFQESENQKLIAQMVRDFGAKHITPFRDQWDKDQHFPIDVFHKLGELGLMGVLMPESLGGAGMGYFEYVTAIAELAVVDPSIALSMAAHNSLCTNHIYEFGNEEQRKRWIPKLATGEWIGAWGLTEPNTGSDAGNMRTVAVRDGDHWVINGAKNFITHGKSGNVAVVIARTGNVGDSHGMTAFVVERGTPGFTGGKKEDKLGMRLSETAEMIFTDCRIPHENMLGQEGEGFIQAMKILDGGRISIAALSLGIAMGAYQHALQYSKEREQFNKPISSFQAIAFKLADMATKIEAAKLLTFQAAYLKNNKLPVNKESAIAKYYASEICCEIANDAVQIFGGYGYCKDYPVEKYYRDCKLCTIGEGTSEIQKLVISRAILK; encoded by the coding sequence ATGCACTTTCAAGAATCAGAAAATCAAAAACTGATTGCACAAATGGTTCGCGACTTTGGGGCAAAGCACATTACCCCTTTCCGCGACCAATGGGACAAAGACCAACATTTCCCGATTGATGTTTTCCATAAGCTGGGCGAACTGGGGCTGATGGGCGTTCTGATGCCTGAATCGCTCGGTGGCGCAGGTATGGGCTACTTTGAGTACGTAACAGCCATCGCTGAATTGGCAGTTGTTGACCCTTCAATTGCCCTGTCTATGGCAGCGCACAACTCACTGTGTACCAATCATATCTACGAATTCGGCAATGAGGAACAGCGCAAGCGCTGGATTCCTAAACTGGCTACCGGTGAGTGGATTGGTGCATGGGGGCTTACCGAACCTAACACAGGTTCCGATGCGGGTAACATGCGCACAGTAGCCGTTCGCGACGGCGACCACTGGGTTATCAATGGTGCAAAAAACTTCATCACGCACGGCAAGTCGGGTAATGTAGCGGTTGTGATTGCCCGCACCGGCAACGTAGGCGACTCGCACGGCATGACGGCTTTTGTGGTAGAACGCGGCACTCCCGGCTTTACGGGCGGCAAAAAAGAAGACAAACTCGGTATGCGTCTTTCCGAAACTGCCGAAATGATTTTCACCGATTGCCGTATTCCGCACGAAAATATGCTGGGGCAAGAGGGTGAAGGCTTTATCCAAGCCATGAAAATTCTGGACGGCGGCCGTATTTCCATTGCCGCGCTGAGCCTCGGTATCGCAATGGGGGCGTATCAGCACGCTTTGCAATATTCCAAAGAGCGCGAGCAATTCAACAAGCCCATTTCCAGTTTTCAGGCAATTGCTTTTAAATTGGCCGATATGGCAACCAAGATTGAGGCCGCTAAGTTGCTGACTTTCCAAGCGGCTTATCTGAAAAACAATAAGTTGCCCGTGAACAAAGAATCTGCAATTGCCAAGTATTACGCTTCCGAAATTTGCTGCGAAATAGCCAATGATGCCGTTCAAATTTTTGGCGGCTATGGTTACTGCAAAGACTATCCGGTAGAAAAATATTACCGCGACTGCAAACTCTGTACCATTGGCGAGGGCACTTCCGAAATTCAGAAATTAGTGATTTCGCGTGCTATCCTGAAATAG
- a CDS encoding S8 family peptidase, which produces MARLLVFLSLLLFSADLWAQAQVHIVFFRDKRNSPFSLNRPQEFLTQRAIERRQRQNIPLTGRDLPVSPAYLDSIRKTGARVLYPTRWFNGAIISATAAQMTAVNRLSVVQSNAGQRLSRIEEQQQGSELPDFIRTARTEATENFNYGLSDRQVSMLGVDAMHRAGFRGEEMHIAVLDCGFQGFNSALPFRSMTVLGTFNFVDGTTNVINSCTHGTRVLSALAAFQEGSLIGTAPRAAYYLFQTEDNATETRAEEAWWLAAAERADSLGVDVISTSVGYYAFDDPAQNYTINDLNGRTALITRAANAAASVGMLVIKSAGNQGNRAWGRVTFPGDADSVLTVGSVNTNGVYSSFSSRGPTADGRVKPDVAAIGEGTIVSLPSGTITGDVGTSFSTPLVAGLAAGFWQANRRLTNMQVIDFIRRSGTRARNPNDSIGYGIPNFERMQLLVTSLPGQVVKSAAIVVYPNPSNGEIRVSFPESLHGKPVTLLLTDTSGRQYMETTTTAAKEPTVLRLSIAKGFYLLQIVSSEGRRVASVVFD; this is translated from the coding sequence ATGGCGCGTCTGCTGGTCTTCCTTTCTCTGCTGCTTTTCAGTGCCGACCTTTGGGCGCAGGCACAGGTACATATTGTCTTTTTTCGCGATAAGCGCAATTCTCCTTTCAGTTTAAACAGGCCGCAGGAATTTCTTACGCAGCGGGCGATTGAACGAAGGCAGCGGCAGAATATACCGCTTACCGGTCGCGACTTGCCTGTTAGCCCTGCTTATTTAGACTCTATTCGCAAGACAGGCGCTCGCGTGCTGTATCCCACTCGCTGGTTCAACGGAGCAATTATCAGTGCTACCGCTGCCCAAATGACAGCCGTCAATCGGTTGAGTGTGGTGCAAAGCAATGCAGGGCAACGCCTGAGCAGGATAGAAGAACAACAGCAAGGAAGCGAACTGCCCGACTTCATTCGCACGGCACGTACAGAGGCAACGGAGAACTTTAACTACGGGCTATCCGACAGGCAGGTAAGCATGTTAGGCGTAGATGCCATGCACCGCGCCGGATTCAGAGGCGAAGAAATGCACATTGCCGTGTTAGACTGTGGTTTTCAGGGGTTTAACTCGGCGTTGCCTTTTCGCAGCATGACCGTACTGGGCACTTTCAACTTTGTAGACGGCACAACCAACGTTATTAACTCCTGTACCCACGGCACACGCGTACTCTCTGCACTGGCAGCTTTTCAGGAGGGTTCGTTGATAGGAACTGCCCCGCGCGCTGCTTACTACCTTTTTCAAACAGAAGATAACGCCACGGAAACTCGCGCCGAGGAGGCTTGGTGGCTGGCAGCCGCCGAACGCGCCGACAGCTTGGGCGTAGATGTCATTTCTACCTCCGTAGGCTACTATGCATTTGACGACCCCGCACAGAACTACACCATCAACGATTTGAACGGGCGCACGGCACTCATTACACGCGCAGCCAATGCAGCGGCTTCTGTGGGGATGCTGGTTATCAAAAGTGCAGGCAATCAGGGCAACAGGGCTTGGGGACGCGTTACCTTCCCCGGTGATGCCGACTCTGTGCTGACGGTTGGTTCGGTCAATACAAACGGCGTTTATTCCTCTTTCAGTTCGCGCGGCCCTACCGCCGATGGCAGGGTTAAGCCCGATGTAGCGGCCATAGGAGAGGGCACTATCGTCAGTTTACCTTCCGGCACTATCACGGGTGATGTGGGCACATCTTTTTCTACGCCGTTGGTAGCAGGGCTGGCAGCAGGTTTTTGGCAGGCTAACCGTCGCCTGACCAATATGCAGGTCATTGACTTTATCCGCCGTTCGGGTACTCGTGCCCGCAACCCGAACGATTCCATCGGCTATGGTATCCCCAACTTTGAACGGATGCAATTGCTGGTAACTTCTTTGCCCGGTCAGGTGGTCAAGTCGGCAGCGATTGTTGTTTATCCCAACCCCTCAAATGGCGAAATCAGGGTTTCGTTTCCTGAATCACTGCACGGCAAACCTGTTACGCTGCTGCTAACCGATACATCCGGCAGGCAATATATGGAAACAACCACTACGGCAGCAAAAGAACCGACCGTGCTTCGCCTGTCAATCGCCAAAGGATTTTACTTGCTGCAAATCGTCAGTTCGGAGGGTAGGAGGGTAGCATCAGTCGTCTTTGATTGA
- a CDS encoding LytR/AlgR family response regulator transcription factor: MSVIRLLIAEDDEVAAKNLYFTLEDMGYAVAGHTTLGEELLRMAKVAQVDLAILDIDLPGQLDGIETAAALQKLNIPYIFLTAQSDTETLHRAKLTQPAAYLVKPFDEATLRSTIELAVYQHAVKSGQPLPAQIRTRYAAQDCIFVKARTRLEKVRVGDVLWVEASDIYAELHTRAGKFVVNYPLKVIEEKFPEDLFFRVHRSFLINLQSIDALEDNELIINGQRIPIGKTYRSKLMEKLEIM; this comes from the coding sequence ATGTCTGTAATTCGTTTGCTGATTGCTGAAGATGATGAGGTGGCAGCTAAAAACCTTTACTTCACTCTGGAAGACATGGGGTATGCTGTTGCGGGTCATACAACGCTTGGCGAAGAGTTATTGCGCATGGCCAAAGTGGCACAGGTTGATTTGGCTATTTTGGACATTGACCTGCCCGGGCAACTGGATGGTATAGAAACAGCCGCTGCACTGCAAAAACTGAATATCCCTTACATTTTTCTGACTGCACAGTCCGACACGGAAACACTGCATCGGGCAAAGCTTACGCAACCCGCTGCTTATTTGGTGAAGCCCTTTGACGAAGCAACGCTGCGCTCAACCATTGAACTGGCAGTATATCAACATGCCGTTAAATCGGGGCAGCCGCTCCCTGCACAAATTCGCACGCGGTATGCTGCGCAGGACTGCATTTTTGTGAAAGCACGCACTCGTCTGGAAAAAGTGCGTGTTGGCGATGTGTTATGGGTAGAAGCCAGTGATATTTATGCGGAGCTGCATACCCGCGCAGGCAAATTTGTTGTCAATTATCCGTTAAAGGTAATTGAAGAAAAATTTCCGGAAGATTTGTTTTTCCGCGTGCACCGTTCGTTCCTCATCAACCTGCAAAGTATTGACGCACTGGAAGATAACGAATTGATTATCAACGGGCAGCGCATCCCCATAGGAAAGACCTACCGCTCCAAATTGATGGAAAAACTGGAAATCATGTAA
- a CDS encoding GNAT family N-acetyltransferase, with product MPLIAATANDFDFFYRLYMHPKNNIWLLYAAMPPDEFRPIYADLLAKGVLWQYKTADGIPAGMCKLIPYTYRTAHVVYLGGVAIDPDLSGRGYGTAMLQEIIGYARSKGFRRIELSVTVGNDAAKNLYEKVGFRQEGILREFAFLETENRYANEILMSILI from the coding sequence ATGCCTTTAATTGCTGCCACTGCCAACGACTTTGATTTTTTCTATCGGTTATACATGCACCCCAAGAATAACATCTGGCTGCTGTATGCTGCCATGCCACCCGATGAGTTTCGCCCCATCTATGCAGACTTGCTTGCCAAAGGAGTTTTATGGCAGTACAAAACGGCTGACGGCATTCCTGCGGGCATGTGCAAACTGATACCCTACACCTACCGCACGGCACATGTGGTGTATCTGGGCGGGGTTGCCATAGACCCTGACCTGTCGGGGAGAGGCTACGGCACCGCCATGTTGCAGGAAATTATCGGGTATGCCCGTTCAAAAGGGTTTCGCCGCATAGAACTTAGCGTTACCGTGGGCAATGATGCCGCAAAAAATTTGTATGAAAAGGTCGGCTTTCGTCAGGAAGGTATTTTGCGGGAGTTTGCTTTTTTGGAAACGGAAAACCGCTATGCCAACGAAATTCTGATGTCCATCCTGATTTGA
- the tig gene encoding trigger factor yields MEITLEKTDSLTASIKITLNQADYQDRIEKKIKEYARTAQIKGFRPGKVPAGMIRKMYGKSIKVSEVSATSTDALENYLKDNNIQILGGPMMSETTQNGNYDWENQTDFEFSYDIGLKPEITLSVGKNIVISKPAAEVTDAQIDETIENLRNMNANYQEQEEVADQPDVTVYGFIVTANGEAVKVPSYNNPDELRDLFTADAKGYGVVSIGQIGEHKSLFLGKKKNDTVTFDLRTLFPSDAQVSEFFGMGEDMVKNISGEFVMTIGNISVKQLPELNQELFDTIFGPGKVQSEEDFRQQLRNIKTREAEIAQKDQMLNQFQTQLLEAHNFDLPDSFMKRWLAANNPNLSEAQIAESYDGYRDTMRFEMLVSELANAKNIKVDMQDIVARLSDINFMQIVRMGYYNMVGMENMLAMRMLQDQENRQKVDDYFRLTLLHKVFDAYMDDITIQ; encoded by the coding sequence TTGGAAATCACATTAGAAAAAACCGACTCCCTGACTGCCTCCATTAAAATTACACTCAATCAGGCAGATTACCAAGACAGGATTGAAAAAAAAATAAAGGAGTACGCGCGCACGGCGCAAATTAAAGGTTTCCGCCCCGGTAAAGTTCCGGCAGGAATGATTCGCAAAATGTATGGCAAGTCCATCAAAGTTTCGGAAGTTTCCGCAACCTCTACGGATGCGCTGGAAAACTATCTGAAAGATAATAACATTCAGATTCTGGGCGGCCCAATGATGAGCGAAACTACTCAAAACGGCAACTACGACTGGGAAAATCAAACCGATTTTGAGTTCTCTTACGATATCGGCCTGAAGCCGGAAATTACGCTTTCAGTCGGTAAGAATATTGTTATATCTAAGCCTGCGGCTGAAGTTACCGATGCGCAAATTGATGAAACCATTGAAAATCTGCGCAATATGAACGCCAACTATCAGGAGCAGGAAGAAGTAGCTGACCAACCGGATGTTACAGTCTATGGCTTCATAGTTACGGCTAATGGCGAGGCTGTGAAAGTGCCAAGCTACAATAACCCTGATGAACTGCGCGACCTGTTTACTGCCGATGCGAAAGGCTACGGTGTAGTATCCATCGGGCAAATCGGTGAGCACAAGTCTCTTTTCTTGGGTAAGAAGAAAAACGACACTGTTACTTTTGACCTCCGCACCCTGTTCCCGTCTGATGCACAGGTGAGCGAATTTTTCGGAATGGGCGAAGACATGGTCAAAAATATCAGCGGCGAATTTGTGATGACCATCGGTAATATCTCCGTGAAACAACTGCCTGAGTTGAATCAGGAACTTTTTGACACGATTTTCGGGCCGGGCAAAGTACAAAGCGAAGAAGATTTCCGCCAACAACTGCGCAACATTAAAACCCGCGAAGCGGAAATCGCTCAAAAAGACCAGATGCTGAATCAATTCCAGACACAACTGCTGGAAGCACATAATTTTGACCTGCCCGATTCGTTCATGAAGCGTTGGCTGGCTGCCAATAACCCTAACCTGAGCGAAGCGCAGATTGCCGAATCATACGACGGCTACCGCGATACTATGCGCTTTGAAATGTTAGTTTCAGAATTGGCCAATGCAAAAAATATTAAGGTAGATATGCAGGACATCGTAGCACGCCTGAGCGATATCAATTTCATGCAAATTGTACGCATGGGCTACTACAACATGGTGGGTATGGAAAATATGCTTGCTATGCGCATGTTGCAAGACCAAGAAAATCGCCAAAAGGTAGATGATTATTTCCGCCTGACCTTGCTGCACAAAGTATTTGATGCTTACATGGACGACATTACTATCCAGTAG
- a CDS encoding RelA/SpoT family protein translates to MKDNPNSPAPNTLPATVMDVPEVHQKPVIQDITAAVPADKQLEEERKEILRRYRQVLRKVSPVLKNPKEDLKRIKAAFEMAEEAHRSERRKSGEPYIYHPLEVARIVVEEMGLGATSVICAFLHDVVEDTDITIEDIRRKFGDKEAHIIDGLTKIKDTTLDATTTEQIENFRKVLLNLSEDIRVVLIKIADRLHNMRTLDGMRRDKQLRTISETQLIYAPLAHRLGLYEIKSELEDLCLKYKSPEIYNEIVYKIKKTQPERDKFVKDFIKPIDAKLKERGFKFTIKSRVKAVSSIYNKMEKQKIRFEDVFDLFAIRIILDSPPDKEKEDCWVAFSIVTDFYQSNPSRMRNWIDHPRSNGYESLHITVMSHTGQWVEVQIRSKRMDEVAEKGLAAHWKYKEKNPDKGAKPPVNTMESWLNRIRETLENRDLDALEMMGEIHKELHEEEIYVFTPKGHMKILRNGSTVLDFAFMIHTDLGLHCLGAKVNGKLVPMGYQLKNGEKVEIIKSSLPNVTTDWLKLANNKRTQSKISQFLNGKRSSYAERGREIIKRKIEQLHIAVPQTEEFRLKLAKKFNQNSIIEFEEKLGKDELPHTQLKEVIRGLVNELKNTGKPAPLPTEKSVKNLKPNTAKLQIGGHTGEIVYTLAKCCSPVKGDEVIGYMTVSRRLMVHRVDCINAINQMAKDNSRVIPLEWIDDDKATNHREASAKTPARIEAVEGAAPPTPEELPAVEAIPAPPPPPAPMYYEVALNMYGFDRDGIVNEVTQVIHAHKVSMRSITMGETNGLFEGQIVVRVQSIDQLDSLMKDLKKTEGIKGVERSVL, encoded by the coding sequence ATGAAAGATAATCCCAATTCGCCTGCTCCAAATACATTACCGGCAACTGTTATGGATGTGCCGGAGGTTCATCAAAAACCCGTTATCCAAGATATAACAGCAGCCGTACCTGCCGATAAGCAATTGGAGGAAGAACGCAAGGAGATTTTACGTCGCTACCGTCAGGTGCTTCGCAAAGTCAGTCCGGTTTTAAAGAACCCGAAGGAGGATTTGAAGCGCATCAAAGCAGCTTTTGAAATGGCCGAAGAGGCGCACCGAAGCGAGCGGCGCAAGTCCGGGGAGCCCTACATCTACCATCCGCTGGAAGTAGCACGCATTGTAGTAGAGGAAATGGGATTGGGCGCCACTTCTGTTATCTGTGCCTTCTTGCACGATGTGGTGGAAGATACGGATATTACCATAGAGGATATTCGCCGCAAGTTTGGCGATAAAGAAGCGCACATTATAGACGGGCTGACAAAAATTAAAGATACTACGCTGGATGCGACCACTACCGAGCAGATAGAAAACTTCCGCAAAGTATTGCTCAATTTGTCGGAAGACATTCGCGTGGTGCTGATTAAAATAGCCGACCGCTTGCATAACATGCGCACGCTGGACGGTATGAGGCGCGACAAACAACTCCGCACTATTTCGGAAACACAACTGATTTATGCGCCATTGGCACATCGGTTGGGTTTGTATGAAATTAAAAGTGAGCTCGAGGATTTGTGTTTGAAATACAAATCGCCGGAGATTTACAACGAAATTGTCTATAAAATTAAAAAGACACAGCCCGAGCGCGACAAATTTGTAAAGGATTTTATTAAGCCAATAGATGCAAAACTTAAAGAACGCGGTTTTAAGTTTACCATTAAAAGCCGTGTAAAAGCTGTTTCTTCCATTTACAATAAGATGGAGAAGCAGAAGATACGCTTTGAAGATGTTTTTGACCTTTTTGCCATTCGGATTATTTTGGATTCACCGCCGGACAAAGAAAAAGAAGACTGTTGGGTTGCTTTTTCTATTGTAACCGATTTTTACCAATCCAATCCTTCACGCATGCGCAATTGGATTGACCACCCGCGCAGTAACGGCTATGAGTCGCTGCACATTACCGTTATGAGCCACACAGGCCAGTGGGTAGAAGTGCAGATTCGCAGCAAGCGAATGGATGAAGTGGCCGAAAAAGGTCTGGCCGCCCACTGGAAGTACAAAGAAAAAAATCCCGATAAAGGGGCTAAGCCACCCGTCAATACGATGGAAAGTTGGCTGAACCGTATCCGCGAAACGCTGGAAAACCGCGACTTGGATGCGCTGGAAATGATGGGCGAAATACATAAAGAACTGCACGAAGAAGAAATTTATGTATTTACGCCCAAAGGCCATATGAAAATATTGCGCAACGGCTCTACCGTACTCGACTTTGCCTTTATGATTCATACCGACCTTGGGCTGCATTGCCTCGGGGCGAAGGTAAACGGCAAGCTCGTACCTATGGGGTATCAGTTAAAAAATGGTGAAAAAGTTGAGATTATTAAAAGTAGCTTGCCCAACGTAACGACGGACTGGCTGAAATTAGCCAATAACAAGCGAACACAAAGTAAAATCAGCCAGTTTCTGAATGGTAAGCGCAGTTCTTATGCCGAAAGGGGACGCGAAATAATCAAACGGAAAATAGAGCAATTGCACATTGCCGTTCCCCAAACGGAGGAGTTCCGTCTGAAACTTGCCAAAAAGTTCAATCAGAACTCCATTATTGAGTTTGAAGAAAAGTTAGGCAAAGACGAGTTGCCGCATACTCAGTTAAAAGAGGTCATTAGGGGGTTGGTAAACGAACTGAAAAACACTGGGAAGCCCGCACCTCTCCCGACTGAAAAATCTGTTAAAAATCTCAAACCCAATACGGCCAAACTGCAAATCGGCGGACACACGGGCGAGATTGTATATACGCTTGCCAAATGCTGCTCCCCCGTGAAGGGCGATGAAGTTATCGGTTATATGACCGTCAGCCGTCGCCTGATGGTGCATCGGGTAGATTGTATCAATGCCATCAATCAAATGGCAAAAGATAACAGCCGAGTTATTCCGCTGGAATGGATTGACGATGATAAAGCAACGAACCATCGCGAGGCTTCAGCCAAAACTCCTGCACGGATAGAAGCTGTAGAAGGGGCAGCTCCTCCCACACCGGAAGAATTACCGGCCGTAGAAGCAATACCCGCGCCTCCGCCTCCGCCTGCACCTATGTACTATGAGGTGGCACTGAACATGTACGGATTTGACAGGGATGGTATCGTAAACGAAGTTACGCAAGTTATCCATGCACATAAAGTAAGTATGCGCTCCATTACGATGGGTGAAACAAATGGACTGTTTGAAGGGCAGATAGTGGTGCGTGTACAGAGTATAGACCAACTCGATAGCCTGATGAAAGACCTTAAAAAAACAGAAGGTATTAAGGGCGTAGAGCGCAGCGTTTTGTAA